One genomic window of Bradyrhizobium sp. CCGE-LA001 includes the following:
- the alkB gene encoding DNA oxidative demethylase AlkB, with the protein MTADLFDSVAEAQPSREEIADGAVLLRGFVRPIESALIEAVRAIVVQSPFRRMTTPGGHQMSVAMTNCGERGWITDHTGYRYDPIDPRTGAPWPPMPQVLRDLARRAAEQGGFKSFAPDACLVNRYEPGTRLSLHQDKDELDYSAPIVSVSLGLPATFLFGGLARSDKPRRFRLVHGDVVVWGGSSRLAYHGVAPLADGEHALLGRKRINLTFRRTR; encoded by the coding sequence TTGACCGCGGATCTGTTTGATAGCGTTGCTGAGGCGCAGCCGTCGCGCGAAGAAATCGCCGACGGCGCCGTGCTGCTGCGCGGCTTTGTCAGGCCGATCGAGAGCGCGCTGATCGAGGCCGTGCGCGCGATCGTGGTGCAGTCGCCGTTCCGGCGCATGACCACGCCCGGCGGCCATCAGATGTCGGTGGCCATGACCAATTGCGGCGAGCGCGGCTGGATCACCGACCACACCGGCTATCGCTATGATCCCATCGATCCGCGCACCGGTGCGCCCTGGCCGCCGATGCCGCAGGTGTTGCGCGATCTCGCCCGCCGCGCGGCGGAGCAGGGCGGCTTCAAGTCCTTTGCGCCCGATGCCTGCCTCGTCAATCGCTACGAGCCCGGCACGCGGCTGTCGCTGCATCAGGACAAGGACGAGCTCGACTATTCCGCGCCGATCGTATCGGTCTCGCTGGGCCTGCCCGCGACATTCCTGTTCGGCGGCCTCGCGCGCAGCGACAAGCCGCGCCGTTTCCGGCTGGTCCATGGTGATGTCGTGGTCTGGGGCGGGTCCAGCCGGCTCGCCTATCACGGCGTCGCCCCGCTCGCCGATGGTGAGCATGCGCTGCTGGGACGGAAGCGGATCAACCTGACGTTCCGCAGGACGCGCTAG
- a CDS encoding thiolase C-terminal domain-containing protein, whose amino-acid sequence MRRNQVAVVGAAETTELGVIANASQLQLHADAALNAIADAGLKLSDIDGFATAVETPQQVCHYLGIKPTWVDGTSVGGCSFMLHVRHAAAAIEAGLCKTVLITHAESGKSMIGKLPRSTPADSLNGQFEAPYGVYGPPSMFPIPVLRFMKTYGITHEQLASVAVVQREWAAKNPRAMMKDPITVADVLNSRMIAYPFRLLQCCLVTDGGGALILTSADRARDFPRKPVYIMGTGESVETPMVSQMETFNSSRAFKTAGPLAFKEAGIAHKDVDHLMIYDAFAHLPLFGLGDLGFMPYEETGRFIADGNTRPGGKLPLNTNGGGLSYMHSGMYGMYALQESVRQMRGIAPAQVPNAKISVCHGVGGMFAASGTIVFTNER is encoded by the coding sequence ATGCGCAGGAATCAGGTTGCCGTCGTCGGCGCGGCTGAGACCACCGAGCTCGGTGTTATCGCCAACGCTTCGCAGCTCCAGCTCCACGCCGATGCGGCGCTCAATGCCATCGCCGATGCCGGGCTGAAGCTCTCGGACATCGACGGCTTCGCCACCGCGGTCGAGACGCCGCAGCAGGTCTGCCACTATCTCGGCATCAAGCCGACCTGGGTCGACGGCACCTCGGTCGGCGGCTGCTCCTTCATGCTGCACGTCCGCCACGCAGCTGCAGCGATCGAGGCCGGCCTGTGCAAGACCGTGCTGATCACCCATGCCGAGAGCGGCAAGTCGATGATCGGCAAATTGCCGCGCTCGACGCCAGCCGACAGCCTCAACGGCCAGTTCGAGGCGCCCTACGGCGTCTACGGTCCGCCGAGCATGTTCCCGATCCCCGTGCTGCGCTTCATGAAAACCTACGGCATCACGCACGAGCAGCTGGCTTCGGTGGCGGTGGTGCAGCGGGAATGGGCGGCGAAGAATCCGCGCGCGATGATGAAGGACCCGATCACGGTCGCCGACGTGCTCAACTCGCGCATGATCGCCTATCCGTTCCGGCTCCTGCAGTGCTGTCTCGTCACCGACGGCGGCGGCGCGCTGATCCTGACCTCGGCTGACCGCGCCAGGGATTTTCCGCGCAAGCCCGTCTACATCATGGGCACCGGCGAGAGCGTAGAGACGCCGATGGTCAGCCAGATGGAGACATTCAATTCCTCGCGCGCGTTCAAGACCGCAGGCCCCCTCGCCTTCAAGGAAGCCGGCATCGCGCACAAGGACGTCGACCATCTCATGATCTATGATGCGTTCGCGCATCTGCCGCTGTTCGGCCTCGGCGATCTCGGCTTCATGCCGTATGAGGAGACGGGCCGGTTCATCGCGGACGGCAACACGCGGCCGGGCGGCAAACTGCCGCTCAACACCAATGGCGGCGGCTTGAGCTACATGCACTCCGGCATGTACGGCATGTACGCGCTGCAGGAGAGCGTGCGGCAGATGCGCGGGATCGCGCCGGCGCAGGTGCCGAACGCCAAGATTTCGGTGTGCCACGGCGTCGGCGGCATGTTCGCGGCGAGTGGCACGATCGTATTTACGAACGAAAGGTAA
- a CDS encoding Zn-ribbon domain-containing OB-fold protein, translating into MAEPQRARPKPTPETQHFWDGTKAGELRLQRCDACAHVYFPPRPFCPSCASRKVSVFKASGKGFLYSYVINHRPAAPGFTPPYAIAVVELAEGPRMMSNIIDCPQTPEALELDMQLEVAFEQLDDKIALPVFRPAKG; encoded by the coding sequence ATGGCCGAACCGCAGCGCGCGCGACCGAAACCGACGCCGGAGACCCAGCATTTCTGGGACGGCACGAAGGCGGGCGAATTGCGCCTGCAGCGCTGCGACGCCTGCGCGCATGTCTACTTCCCGCCGCGCCCGTTCTGCCCGTCCTGCGCCTCGCGCAAGGTTTCTGTGTTCAAAGCGAGCGGCAAGGGTTTTCTCTACAGCTACGTGATCAACCATCGTCCCGCCGCGCCGGGCTTCACGCCGCCTTACGCGATCGCGGTGGTCGAGCTCGCCGAGGGGCCGCGGATGATGAGCAACATCATCGACTGCCCGCAGACGCCGGAGGCACTCGAGCTCGACATGCAGCTCGAGGTGGCCTTTGAGCAACTCGACGACAAGATCGCCCTCCCCGTCTTCCGTCCGGCGAAGGGGTAG
- a CDS encoding amidase, which produces MPDFPTLAKLAEDLESGRTTSRKLVEACIARIADPAGEGQRAFIHVDKEGALAAADAMDGLRKAKAAPSRYAGIPISIKDLFDIRGQVTRAGSRALDDSSPAEQDAVTVARLRKAGFVVIGRTNMTEFAYSGIGINPHYGTPKGAWNRAEGHVPGGSSSGAAVSVLDGMAHGALGTDTGGSCRIPAAFNGIVGYKPTQRRVPLDGSVPLSFSLDSIGPLARSVSCCAILDAVLANEPIVPLRPRPVKGMRLAVPTTIALDDLDAQVSTAFERALKSLADHGAIIERVEMAEFHDIGPMNAKGGFAASESYAWHRYLITSKGDVYDPRVAVRIMRGEAQSAADYIDLLNERRSLIARVNARIAPYDALVLPTTPNTPPKIADLADDQAFTRENIRALRNCSLINMIDGCAISLPAHREGEVPVGLMLAGAGGSDRRIFELAAGMEAVIRV; this is translated from the coding sequence ATGCCCGATTTTCCGACGCTGGCGAAGCTCGCCGAAGACCTCGAAAGCGGCCGCACGACCTCCCGCAAGCTGGTCGAGGCCTGCATCGCCAGGATCGCCGACCCCGCCGGCGAAGGCCAGCGCGCGTTCATCCATGTCGACAAGGAGGGCGCGCTCGCGGCGGCGGATGCGATGGACGGCTTACGCAAGGCCAAGGCAGCACCGTCGCGCTATGCCGGCATCCCGATCTCGATCAAGGACCTGTTCGACATCAGGGGGCAGGTGACGCGCGCCGGCTCCCGCGCGCTCGACGATTCCTCGCCGGCCGAGCAGGACGCCGTGACGGTGGCGCGCCTGCGCAAGGCCGGCTTCGTCGTGATCGGGCGCACCAACATGACCGAGTTCGCCTATTCCGGCATCGGCATCAATCCGCATTACGGCACGCCGAAGGGCGCCTGGAACCGGGCCGAAGGCCACGTGCCGGGTGGCTCGTCCTCGGGCGCGGCAGTGTCCGTGCTCGACGGCATGGCGCATGGCGCGCTTGGCACCGACACCGGCGGCTCCTGCAGGATTCCGGCCGCCTTCAACGGCATCGTCGGCTACAAGCCGACGCAGCGCCGCGTGCCGCTGGACGGCTCAGTGCCGCTGTCGTTCTCGCTCGACAGCATCGGGCCGCTGGCGCGATCGGTCAGCTGCTGTGCCATACTCGATGCGGTGCTTGCGAACGAGCCGATCGTTCCGCTCAGGCCGCGCCCGGTGAAGGGTATGCGGCTCGCGGTGCCCACCACGATCGCGCTCGACGACCTCGATGCACAGGTCTCTACGGCGTTCGAGCGCGCGCTGAAATCGCTTGCCGATCACGGCGCCATCATCGAGCGCGTCGAGATGGCCGAATTCCACGACATCGGCCCGATGAACGCCAAGGGCGGCTTTGCCGCCTCCGAAAGCTATGCCTGGCATCGCTATCTGATCACGTCCAAGGGCGACGTCTACGACCCCCGGGTCGCCGTGCGCATCATGCGCGGCGAGGCGCAGAGCGCGGCCGACTACATTGACCTGCTCAACGAACGCCGCTCGCTGATCGCCCGCGTCAACGCGCGCATCGCGCCCTATGACGCGCTGGTGCTGCCGACCACGCCCAACACGCCGCCGAAGATCGCCGACCTCGCCGACGATCAGGCGTTCACCCGCGAAAACATCCGCGCCTTGCGCAATTGCAGCCTGATCAACATGATCGACGGCTGCGCCATCTCGCTGCCGGCGCATCGCGAGGGCGAAGTTCCCGTCGGCCTGATGCTGGCGGGGGCGGGTGGGTCCGACCGACGTATTTTCGAGCTCGCTGCCGGCATGGAGGCCGTAATTCGTGTTTGA
- a CDS encoding SMP-30/gluconolactonase/LRE family protein — protein MTRILTNHDDSSASGGLGRRTLLKGTAALAASVLASQANARDFGANAEPQRYPDPDIVAVDPKRFKAKVGNTAIKRLYTGCLWAEGPAWNAQGQYLVWSDIPANRQLRYLDDDGHISEQFHKPSNEANGNSFDTEGRQLSAERTRLVRYEHDGSVTTLAEQANGKPLNGPNDMVVHPNDKAIWFTDPGYGAISIYEGKLAKTGSLQPHQKEAVYRLDTQTGQVAKVADEAFKPNGLAFSHDYKKLYVCDTGITHYPEAKNVVWSYDIDGAKLSNPKKLIDMTLDGKSGFPDGLRVDTEGNIWVGAGWVGPGYDGVQVFAPDDGARIGQILLPETCANVCFGGKKRNRLFMTASQSLYAVYVETQGAHFC, from the coding sequence ATGACAAGAATACTGACCAACCACGACGACAGCTCTGCAAGCGGCGGCCTTGGGCGCCGTACGCTGCTCAAGGGCACGGCGGCGCTCGCCGCCAGTGTCCTGGCGTCACAGGCCAACGCCCGCGACTTCGGCGCCAACGCCGAGCCGCAGCGCTATCCCGACCCCGACATCGTTGCCGTCGACCCCAAGCGCTTCAAGGCCAAGGTCGGCAACACCGCGATCAAGCGGCTCTACACCGGCTGCCTGTGGGCGGAGGGGCCTGCCTGGAATGCGCAGGGACAATATCTCGTCTGGAGCGACATCCCCGCCAACCGGCAGTTGCGCTATCTCGACGATGACGGCCACATCTCCGAGCAATTCCACAAGCCGTCGAACGAAGCCAACGGCAATTCCTTCGACACCGAAGGACGCCAGCTCAGCGCCGAACGCACGCGTCTCGTCCGCTACGAGCACGACGGCTCGGTGACGACGCTGGCAGAGCAAGCCAATGGCAAGCCGCTCAACGGCCCGAACGACATGGTCGTGCATCCCAACGACAAGGCGATCTGGTTCACCGACCCTGGATATGGCGCGATCAGCATCTATGAAGGCAAGCTCGCCAAGACCGGCTCGCTCCAGCCGCATCAGAAGGAAGCCGTCTATCGACTGGACACCCAAACCGGGCAAGTCGCAAAGGTCGCGGACGAGGCGTTCAAGCCGAACGGCCTCGCCTTCAGCCACGACTACAAGAAGCTCTACGTCTGCGACACCGGCATCACGCATTATCCGGAAGCCAAGAACGTGGTGTGGTCCTATGACATCGACGGGGCGAAGCTGTCGAACCCGAAGAAGCTCATCGACATGACGCTCGACGGCAAATCGGGCTTCCCCGACGGCCTGCGCGTCGATACCGAAGGGAACATCTGGGTCGGCGCCGGCTGGGTCGGTCCCGGCTACGACGGCGTGCAGGTGTTCGCGCCGGACGACGGCGCGCGCATCGGCCAGATCCTGCTGCCCGAGACCTGCGCCAATGTCTGCTTCGGCGGCAAGAAGCGCAACCGCCTGTTCATGACCGCGAGCCAGTCGCTGTATGCGGTCTACGTGGAGACGCAGGGGGCGCATTTCTGTTGA
- a CDS encoding DUF2848 domain-containing protein, whose protein sequence is MFDLTFTVDAQDTTTPLTLAIDQMVIAGWTGRDPVARDKHIAELQEMGIAPPASTPIYYRASARRLTQEDSIECTGGDSSGEVEFVLIGWQGRIFVGCGSDHTDRKVEAYSVTVSKQMCDKPVASTLWELEDVIGHWDRMILRSYATIKGERALYQEGTLDAMLPVTDLIARGGFPSGKLPDGCAMFGGTFAAKGGIRPADRFDFELEDPVLKRTIRHGYDVVTLPVRG, encoded by the coding sequence GTGTTTGACCTCACTTTCACCGTCGACGCCCAGGACACCACAACGCCGCTGACGCTGGCCATCGACCAGATGGTCATCGCCGGCTGGACCGGCCGCGATCCGGTCGCACGCGACAAGCACATCGCCGAGCTGCAAGAGATGGGCATCGCCCCGCCGGCCTCAACTCCGATCTATTACCGCGCCTCGGCGCGGCGGCTGACCCAGGAAGACAGCATCGAATGCACCGGCGGCGATTCCTCCGGCGAGGTCGAGTTCGTGCTGATCGGCTGGCAGGGCCGCATCTTCGTCGGCTGCGGTTCCGATCACACCGACCGCAAGGTCGAGGCTTACAGCGTCACTGTGTCCAAGCAGATGTGCGACAAGCCGGTCGCCTCCACCCTGTGGGAGCTCGAAGACGTCATCGGCCATTGGGACAGGATGATCCTGCGCTCCTACGCCACCATCAAGGGCGAGCGCGCGCTGTACCAGGAGGGCACGCTGGATGCGATGCTGCCGGTCACTGACCTGATCGCGCGCGGCGGCTTCCCCAGCGGAAAGTTGCCCGACGGCTGCGCCATGTTCGGCGGCACCTTCGCCGCCAAGGGCGGCATCCGCCCGGCGGACCGCTTCGATTTCGAGCTTGAAGACCCCGTGCTGAAGCGCACGATCAGGCACGGCTACGACGTGGTGACGCTGCCGGTGAGGGGCTGA
- a CDS encoding 2OG-Fe(II) oxygenase → MTMTARKSPQTSSIDLAAHLDALDWPQITAELDAQGCAVLKNLLTPDHCRAIAGLYPDDTQFRSRIVMGRHGFGRGEYKYFSYPLPDLIAQLRPALYAHLQAVANRWNEAMGIDIRYPTTHAAFLRRCHEAGQARPTPLLLQYEAGDYNCLHQDLYGEHVFPIQVAILLSEPGRDFTGGEFVLTEQRPRMQSRAEVVPLAQGDAVAFAVHHRPVQGTRGTYRVNMRHGVSRIRSGQRHTLGVIFHDAK, encoded by the coding sequence ATGACAATGACCGCACGCAAATCGCCCCAAACGTCATCCATCGACCTCGCCGCCCATCTCGATGCACTCGACTGGCCGCAGATCACCGCCGAACTCGACGCACAAGGCTGCGCGGTCCTGAAGAACCTCCTCACTCCGGACCATTGCCGCGCCATCGCCGGCCTCTATCCTGACGACACGCAGTTCCGCAGCCGGATCGTCATGGGCCGCCACGGCTTTGGCCGCGGCGAGTACAAGTATTTCTCCTATCCGCTGCCCGACCTGATCGCGCAGCTGCGCCCCGCGCTCTACGCGCACCTACAAGCCGTCGCCAACCGCTGGAACGAGGCGATGGGGATCGACATCCGCTACCCCACGACCCATGCCGCGTTTCTCAGGCGCTGCCACGAGGCCGGCCAGGCGCGGCCGACGCCGCTGCTGCTGCAATATGAGGCCGGCGACTACAATTGCCTGCATCAGGACCTCTACGGCGAGCACGTGTTCCCGATCCAGGTCGCGATCCTGCTGTCCGAGCCGGGCCGAGACTTCACAGGCGGCGAGTTCGTGCTGACCGAGCAGCGGCCGCGCATGCAGTCGCGCGCCGAGGTGGTGCCGCTGGCGCAGGGCGACGCCGTCGCCTTCGCTGTGCATCATCGCCCGGTGCAGGGGACACGCGGCACCTACCGCGTTAACATGCGCCATGGCGTCAGCCGGATCAGATCCGGCCAGCGCCACACGCTGGGTGTGATCTTTCACGATGCCAAATGA
- the ppc gene encoding phosphoenolpyruvate carboxylase — protein MSLQTIPSDPTEHRPNRPEDVQATEAETRLRDDIRLLGRILGDTVRDQEGADVFDLVERIRQTSIRFHRDEDRLARRELEQILDGMSISETVRIVRAFSYFSHLANIAEDQNNIRQMRARGTGKNAGVLAETLAHAKAAGIGPDALRSFFRTALVSPVLTAHPTEVRRKSTMDREMEVASLLDRRERVALTAEEAEASDEQLRREVLTLWQTNLLRRTKLTVLDEVANGLSFYDYTFLREVPRLVNALEDRLEEGGEAAASELASFLRMGSWIGGDRDGNPFVTADVMRGTLRLQSSRVMQFYLNELHVLGAELSIAAHLADVSEELRTLAERSPDTSPHRSGEPYRLAVSGIYARLTATAEKLEVEITRRPVGKGKPYESVRELQADLDVLHRSLISNNARVIARGRLRLLRRAVDCFGFHLARLDIRQNSAVHERTIAELMDAANPGMSYLALGEEARISLLTNELRSTRALVSPFVKYSDETMGELNVFHAAAEAHAKFGSDAIPQCIISMCKGMSDMLEVAVLLKEVGLVHPSGRSAINIVPLFETIEDLQASSGIMDRMLSLHDYRRLVDSRGSVQEVMLGYSDSNKDGGFVTSGWELYKAEIGLVDVFERHGVRLRLFHGRGGSVGRGGGPSYDAIIAQPGGAVNGQIRITEQGEIISSKYSNAEVGRNNLEILAAATLEASLLHPRQSAPRREYLTAMDELSNLAFRAYRGLVYETDGFVDYFWSSTVINEIATLNIGSRPASRKKTRAIEDLRAIPWVFSWAQCRLMLPGWYGFGSAVEQWIAEHPDKGMPFLKELYKEWPFFRMLLSNMDMVLAKSSIAIASRYAELVPDEALREKIFGRIRREWHSCIETLLDIMGQDRLLQSNPLLERSVRHRFPYLDPLNHVQVELLKEHRAQNPDEQVLRGIQLTINGISAGLRNTG, from the coding sequence ATGTCCCTCCAGACCATACCATCGGACCCCACTGAGCATCGCCCCAACCGTCCCGAGGATGTCCAGGCCACCGAAGCGGAGACGCGGCTGCGGGACGACATTCGCCTGCTCGGGCGCATCCTCGGCGATACCGTGCGCGACCAGGAGGGCGCCGACGTGTTCGACCTGGTCGAGCGCATCCGCCAGACCTCGATCCGCTTCCACCGCGACGAGGACCGGCTTGCCCGCCGCGAGCTCGAGCAGATCCTCGACGGCATGTCGATCTCTGAGACGGTGCGCATCGTCCGCGCCTTCAGCTATTTTTCCCACCTCGCCAACATCGCCGAGGACCAGAACAACATCCGCCAGATGCGCGCCCGCGGCACGGGCAAGAACGCCGGCGTGCTGGCGGAGACGCTCGCCCATGCCAAGGCAGCGGGCATCGGCCCCGATGCGCTGCGCAGCTTCTTTAGGACCGCGCTGGTCAGCCCCGTGTTGACCGCGCATCCGACCGAAGTCCGCCGCAAGAGCACCATGGACCGCGAGATGGAGGTCGCGAGCCTGCTCGACCGCCGCGAGCGTGTGGCGCTGACCGCGGAAGAGGCAGAAGCCAGCGACGAGCAGCTTCGCCGTGAGGTGCTGACGCTGTGGCAGACCAACCTTTTGCGCCGAACCAAGCTCACGGTGCTCGATGAGGTCGCCAACGGCCTGTCGTTCTACGATTACACCTTCCTGCGCGAGGTGCCGCGCCTCGTCAACGCGCTGGAGGACCGGCTGGAGGAGGGCGGCGAGGCGGCCGCCAGCGAGCTCGCCTCGTTCCTGCGCATGGGCAGCTGGATCGGCGGCGATCGCGACGGCAATCCCTTCGTCACCGCCGACGTCATGCGCGGCACGCTGCGGCTGCAATCGAGCCGCGTCATGCAGTTCTATCTGAACGAGCTGCATGTTCTCGGCGCCGAGCTGTCGATCGCGGCCCATCTCGCCGACGTCTCCGAAGAGCTGCGGACACTCGCGGAACGCTCGCCGGATACTTCGCCGCACCGAAGCGGCGAGCCCTATCGCCTCGCGGTGTCAGGCATCTATGCGCGCCTCACCGCGACGGCCGAAAAGCTCGAGGTCGAGATCACGCGCCGGCCGGTCGGCAAGGGCAAGCCGTACGAGAGCGTCAGGGAGCTGCAGGCCGATCTCGACGTGCTGCACCGCTCGCTGATCTCCAACAACGCCCGCGTCATTGCCCGCGGCCGACTGCGGCTGCTCCGTCGTGCGGTGGACTGCTTCGGCTTCCATCTGGCGCGGCTCGACATCCGCCAGAACTCGGCGGTGCATGAGCGCACCATCGCGGAGCTGATGGACGCCGCCAATCCCGGCATGTCCTATCTCGCGCTCGGAGAAGAAGCCCGCATCTCACTGCTCACCAACGAGCTGCGCTCGACGCGCGCGCTGGTCTCGCCCTTCGTCAAATACAGCGACGAGACCATGGGCGAGCTCAACGTCTTCCATGCCGCCGCGGAAGCGCATGCGAAGTTCGGCTCCGACGCCATTCCCCAATGCATCATCTCGATGTGCAAGGGCATGTCCGACATGCTCGAGGTCGCGGTGCTGCTGAAGGAAGTCGGCCTCGTTCATCCCTCAGGCCGCAGCGCAATCAACATCGTGCCGCTGTTCGAGACCATCGAGGATTTGCAGGCCTCCAGCGGCATCATGGACCGCATGCTGTCGCTGCACGATTACCGCCGCCTCGTCGACAGCCGCGGCAGCGTGCAGGAGGTCATGCTCGGCTATTCCGATTCGAACAAGGACGGCGGCTTCGTCACCTCGGGCTGGGAGCTCTACAAGGCCGAGATCGGCTTGGTCGACGTGTTCGAGCGTCACGGCGTACGCCTGCGCCTGTTCCACGGCCGCGGCGGGTCGGTCGGCCGCGGCGGCGGTCCGAGCTATGACGCCATCATCGCCCAGCCCGGCGGCGCGGTGAACGGCCAGATCCGCATCACCGAGCAGGGTGAGATCATCTCGTCGAAATATTCCAACGCCGAGGTCGGCCGCAACAATCTGGAAATCCTCGCTGCGGCGACGCTCGAAGCAAGCCTCCTGCATCCGCGCCAGAGCGCGCCGCGCCGCGAATACCTCACCGCGATGGACGAGCTCTCGAACCTTGCCTTTAGGGCTTATCGCGGCCTCGTCTACGAGACCGACGGCTTTGTCGACTATTTCTGGTCGTCGACCGTCATCAACGAGATCGCGACGCTCAACATCGGCAGCCGTCCGGCCTCGCGCAAGAAGACCCGCGCGATCGAGGATCTGCGCGCGATCCCCTGGGTGTTCTCCTGGGCGCAGTGCCGATTGATGCTGCCGGGCTGGTACGGCTTCGGCAGCGCGGTCGAGCAGTGGATCGCCGAGCATCCCGACAAGGGCATGCCGTTCCTCAAAGAACTGTACAAGGAATGGCCTTTCTTCCGCATGCTGCTGTCGAACATGGACATGGTGCTGGCGAAAAGCTCGATCGCGATCGCCTCGCGCTATGCCGAGCTCGTGCCCGACGAAGCCCTGCGCGAGAAGATCTTCGGCCGCATCCGCCGCGAATGGCATTCCTGCATCGAGACGCTGCTCGACATCATGGGCCAGGACCGGCTGCTCCAGAGCAACCCGCTGCTGGAGCGCTCGGTGCGCCACCGCTTCCCCTATCTCGACCCGCTCAACCATGTGCAGGTCGAGCTCTTGAAGGAGCATCGCGCGCAGAACCCGGACGAGCAGGTGCTGCGCGGGATTCAGCTGACGATCAACGGCATCTCGGCGGGGTTGAGGAATACGGGGTAG
- a CDS encoding SDR family NAD(P)-dependent oxidoreductase, with translation MSKSLQDKVIIVTGAGRGIGREIALLCAGEGAKVVVNDPGGAADGAGANAAPAEEVVEEIKKRGGTAVANFESVAEAIPASKIVKAATDHFGRLDGVVNNAGILRDMIFHKMSVEAFEAVIKVHLMGSFYVSHAAARIFREQESGSFVHFTSTSGLIGNFGQANYAAAKLGIVGLSKSIALDMGRFNVRSNCVSPFAWTRMIGTIPTETEAEKARVEKIKQMGPEKIAPLCGYLLGDSAKDVTGQIFGVRMNEIFLFSQNRPIRSVQRNEGWTPQSIAEHGMPALKGSFYKLDRSADIFTWDPV, from the coding sequence ATGAGCAAATCACTGCAAGACAAGGTCATCATCGTCACCGGCGCGGGCCGCGGCATCGGGCGCGAGATCGCGTTGCTGTGCGCTGGCGAAGGGGCCAAGGTCGTCGTCAACGATCCCGGCGGCGCCGCGGACGGCGCCGGCGCGAACGCTGCGCCCGCCGAAGAAGTGGTCGAGGAGATCAAGAAGCGCGGCGGCACGGCGGTTGCCAATTTCGAGTCGGTGGCGGAGGCGATCCCCGCCAGCAAGATCGTGAAGGCTGCGACCGATCATTTCGGCCGGCTCGACGGCGTCGTCAACAATGCCGGCATCTTGCGCGACATGATCTTCCACAAGATGAGCGTGGAAGCGTTCGAGGCCGTCATCAAGGTGCACCTGATGGGCTCGTTCTATGTCAGCCACGCCGCGGCGCGGATCTTCCGCGAGCAGGAGTCGGGCTCCTTCGTGCACTTCACCTCGACTTCGGGCCTGATCGGCAATTTTGGCCAGGCCAATTACGCCGCCGCCAAGCTCGGCATCGTCGGGCTGTCGAAGTCGATCGCTCTCGACATGGGCCGCTTCAATGTCCGCTCCAATTGCGTCTCGCCATTCGCCTGGACCCGCATGATCGGCACCATCCCGACCGAGACCGAAGCCGAGAAGGCGCGCGTCGAGAAGATCAAGCAGATGGGACCTGAGAAGATCGCTCCGCTCTGCGGCTACCTGCTCGGCGATTCCGCCAAGGACGTCACCGGACAGATCTTCGGCGTGCGCATGAACGAGATCTTCCTGTTCAGCCAGAACCGTCCGATCCGCTCGGTGCAGCGGAACGAAGGCTGGACGCCGCAGTCGATCGCGGAACACGGCATGCCGGCGCTGAAAGGCTCGTTCTACAAGCTCGACCGCTCGGCCGACATCTTCACCTGGGATCCCGTGTAA